A stretch of DNA from Candidatus Cybelea sp.:
GGCGCAGGATCGCGCGCGCCAGCGGAGCGGCGTACGAGCCGAAGTAAACACCCGCTTCTCGTCCTTGATCGATGACGACTCCCAGGAGCGTCAAGATGCCCCATACGACGAAAAGCGAGACCGCAAAGAGCACGTTACCGAACGTGCGGATGAAATCGGCGTACAGCGCGCGCGCTGCCGTCAAGCCGTTTTCCAGCGGCGTTCGAGCGGAACGATGATCCAGATCGAAAGCTCGTAGAGCACGTACATCGGCAGCGCCAGCAGCGCCATCGTTAACGGATTACCGTCCGGGGCCGCGAGGCCGCCGGCAACAAAGAAGCCGAAGAGCGCGTGACGGCGGTAGTGTTTGAGCGTTGCCGCGCTGACGATCCCCAGGCGTGCCAGGCCGATCAGCACGATCGGCGTTTGGAAGATGATCGCGAAGAGCGCGAGCAGGACGATGACGAAGTTCAGCGTGGAGGCGACGCCGAAGGTCGGCGTCGCGACGGCGTCGGTGATGTGCAGCAGCGCGGCGACGACGCGCGGAATCACCACGAAATGGGCAAAGGCCAAGCCGAGCAGCGCCAGCAGCAGCGAAGGAATAATGAAGGCGTAGACCATCCGGCGGGTGCGTGGATGAATGGCCGGCACGACGAAGAGCCACAGCTGCTGCAGCAGCAACGGAAGGCCGAGGACGATTCCGCCGACGATCGAGAACTTGAACTCGGTGAAGATGACGTCCGCCGGGCCGAACGCGTGAAGCTGCAGCCCGCCGAAATACTCGCGCATCATCCAGCGGATCACGTACTGCGACGGCCAGAAGAGCACTACCGCGATCGCGCCGACGGTGGCGATCGCGATCAAGAGACGATTACGGAGCTCCCGCAGGTGCTCCGTGATCGGCATCTCTTTTTGGTCCCACGGCGCTTCGTCAGCGCCGCGTTCGGCCAAGAGCGGCAACGAGGCTTCCTACGCGCTGCGGCTTTACGAGCTCGGCGTGCCCCGCCCGGGCGTGGGCGGCGGGATGGCGTCGCCGGTCGACGAGCCGATCTCGACGTTATCCATCACGTCGGCCGATGCCGTAGCGGCTCGCATGCGTGCTTCTTCGCGTGCTTTGGCCGCGGCCTCGTCGGCCTCGGCCTGCCCCATCAAGAATTCTTTTTTGGCTTGGCCGGCGCTGCGGGCGAGCTTGGGAAGCTTGTCGGCACCAAAGAGGAGTGCTCCGACGACGAGGATTCCGATGATGATCGGCGCGTCGATGATTGCGAGAAGCGGATGTAGCGTCATATCTGTTCGAGTCCTTTGCGCCCTAGTCTAAGAGGGCGTCGGTAAGCTGTGCCAGGTCTTTTTTCGCTGCGGTCGGGCCGATCGGCTCCAACGCCCGCTTGGCGAGCTCGACGTAGCGAGCAATCTGAACGCGTGTCGCGCGAACGCCTCCCTCTCGCTCAATGCCGTAGACGATCGAAGGGATTGCCTCGGCCGTTCCCCCTGCGTAGTAGCCGTCGACGAGGCTGCGGAAGCTGCCGTTCCCTTCGGCAAGCGCCGCGATCAGCGGGAGGGTGGTCTTTCGCTCGACCAGATCGTTCCCCACGGGTTTGCCGAGCGACCGCTCGTCCGCGGTGACGTCGAGCAGATCGTCGCGCATTTGAAACGCGATGCCCAGGTTTTCGCCGAATTCGCGCAAGGCCTCGACCTGCGAAGCAGCGCCGCCGCCCAGGATCGCTCCGCATTGGGCCGAGGCTGCAAAGAGCGAGGCCGTCTTCTTGCGGGCGATTTCGACGTATGTATCGAGCGCGAGGTCGAGATTGCCGAGCGCTTGCAGTTGGAGGACTTCACCGTCGCAGATGTCGGCCAGCGTTGCCGAGAGCACGTGCGGCACGGGATGAGGATACTTGAACGTGACGTTTTTGAAGATCCAAGCA
This window harbors:
- the tatC gene encoding twin-arginine translocase subunit TatC, translated to MPLLAERGADEAPWDQKEMPITEHLRELRNRLLIAIATVGAIAVVLFWPSQYVIRWMMREYFGGLQLHAFGPADVIFTEFKFSIVGGIVLGLPLLLQQLWLFVVPAIHPRTRRMVYAFIIPSLLLALLGLAFAHFVVIPRVVAALLHITDAVATPTFGVASTLNFVIVLLALFAIIFQTPIVLIGLARLGIVSAATLKHYRRHALFGFFVAGGLAAPDGNPLTMALLALPMYVLYELSIWIIVPLERRWKTA
- a CDS encoding twin-arginine translocase TatA/TatE family subunit encodes the protein MTLHPLLAIIDAPIIIGILVVGALLFGADKLPKLARSAGQAKKEFLMGQAEADEAAAKAREEARMRAATASADVMDNVEIGSSTGDAIPPPTPGRGTPSS
- a CDS encoding polyprenyl synthetase family protein is translated as MTLVEPSSTYEDLEALVDRFFRERFTTDNPVITEAIKRMLAAGGKRLRPRLTLLAAAACGGDPLEHLHLAAYMELIHVATLIHDDVVDNAQTRRGVNATAVDYGNRVSVLAGDYLFAWIFKNVTFKYPHPVPHVLSATLADICDGEVLQLQALGNLDLALDTYVEIARKKTASLFAASAQCGAILGGGAASQVEALREFGENLGIAFQMRDDLLDVTADERSLGKPVGNDLVERKTTLPLIAALAEGNGSFRSLVDGYYAGGTAEAIPSIVYGIEREGGVRATRVQIARYVELAKRALEPIGPTAAKKDLAQLTDALLD